The following are encoded together in the Lactuca sativa cultivar Salinas chromosome 1, Lsat_Salinas_v11, whole genome shotgun sequence genome:
- the LOC111879418 gene encoding uncharacterized protein LOC111879418 — translation MLQNYLDAMSLCKWFGYPDFFITFTCNPKWPEIKRLLKDISLQPEDRPDILCRLFKIKLDAFIKDLKENQIFGKVQAYVYTIEFQKRGLPHSHICMFMHSDNKLPTVECIDPIISAEIPDIIEDPELYSLVNEFMIHGPCGAENMNCPCMVDKRCSKNFPKQFCNHSSVDQNGFPLYRRRNDGHFVEKSGVRLDNRNVVPYNKYLLKRYQAHINIEWCNQGSSIKYLFKYINKGPDRATVAVVPTNNECENNDAVDEIAEYYDCRYLSACEASWRIFTYDVHCRYPSIVRLPFHLPNQQQIVYGEDDDIDDVLDKPSVAASKFTSWMKCNSIDSEARKLIYAEFPTKFVWISNGRFWKRRKVGKAIGRIHSVSPKLGEAYFLRILLNKVKGPTSFDDIRTVNGETHSSFRDVCYALGLLDDDKEYIEAIKEASHSGSGFYLRFLFATLLMCNSMSKPEVVWENTWEYLADGILYNQRQRFKSAELSLGLDELKNLTLFEIEQILLQNNSTLKNFKNMPYPDVESVSSSNNRLITDELDYDIPVIKNDYDRMFLSLTNEQPIRSEGNIVLNVASSGIASLLLPGGRTTHSRFILPFELTEDSFCKINPDGELASLIRKTPLIIWDEAPMVHKHAFEALDRTLKDLLRCGNSTISNIPFGGKVIVFGRNFRQILPVVPGGSRQNIVNASLSSLYLWQHCKVHRLTINMRLTVGRDQLDIGKIRDFANWLLDIGEGKLGGPNDSETIIDIPGGILINDSHDPIGYLIEFVYPSILENYSDINYFQERAILAPKNEVVQEINDRLLKKFPGDEVEYLSSDIICESEFVHDQFDADLYSPDVLNGLKVSGLPNHKLVLKIGVPVM, via the exons ATGCTGCAAAACTATTTGGATGCCATGTCACTGTGTAAATGGTTTGGATATCCTGATTTCTTCATAACCTTTACGTGTAATCCCAAATGGCCTGAGATTAAAAGGCTTCTTAAGGATATTTCACTTCAACCAGAAGACAGGCCTGATATACTATGTAGGTTGTTCAAGATCAAGCTTGATGCATTCATTAAAGACTTAAAGGAGAATCAAATTTTCGGCAAAGTTCAAGCat ATGTTTATACCATTGAATTTCAAAAAAGAGGTTTGCCGCATAGTCATATATGTATGTTCATGCATTCTGACAACAAGCTACCAACTGTTGAATGTATCGATCCGATAATTTCAGCAGAGATACCAGACATAATTGAAGATCCTGAATTGTATTCACTTGTGAATGAGTTTATGATTCATGGTCCATGTGGAGCTGAAAATATGAATTGTCCATGCATGGTGGATAAAAGGTGTTCTAAAAACTTTCCAAAACAATTCTGTAATCATTCTTCTGTTGATCAGAATGGTTTTCCGTTATATAGGCGAAGAAACGATGGTCATTTTGTTGAAAAATCAGGTGTAAGGTTGGATAATAGAAATGTTGTTCCATACAACAAATATCTATTGAAAAGATACCAGGCACATATTAATATTGAATGGTGCAATCAGGGATCTTCTATAAAGTATTtgtttaaatacataaataagggtCCTGATAGAGCTACAGTTGCTGTTGTACCAACCAACAATGAATGTGAAAATAACGATGCGGTCGATGAAATAGCTGAATATTACGATTGTAGATATTTATCAGCATGTGAAGCATCATGGCGAATTTTTACATATGATGTTCATTGCAGATATCCATCTATTGTCAGACTACCTTTTCATCTTCCTAATCAACAGCAGATTGTATATGGCGAAGACGATGATATTGATGATGTTCTTGACAAACCTTCTGTTGCGGCTTCAAAGTTCACATCTTGGATGAAGTGTAATTCAATCGACAGTGAAGCACGGAAACTCATATATGCTGAATTTCCTACAAAGTTTGTTTGGATATCAAATGGTCGGTTTTGGAAGCGAAGGAAAGTAGGAAAAGCCATCGGTAGAATTCATTCGGTTTCACCTAAACTAGGTGAAGCATATTTCTTAAGGATTCTTTTAAATAAAGTAAAAGGTCCAACATCATTTGATGATATTCGCACGGTAAATGGTGAAACACATTCTTCTTTTAGAGATGTTTGTTATGCACTCGGGCTATTAGATGATGACAAGGAATACATTGAGGCAATTAAAGAAGCAAGTCATTCTGGATCTGGTTTTTATCTACGCTTCTTATTTGCTACATTGTTGATGTGTAATAGTATGTCTAAACCAGAGGTCGTTTGGGAAAATACATGGGAATATCTGGCAGATGGAATTCTATATAACCAACGACAAAGATTTAAGTCTGCAG AATTATCACTCGGATTAGATGAACTTAAAAACTTAACTTTGTTCGAAATAGAACAAATTTTACTTCAAAACAACTCTActctcaaaaacttcaaaaacatGCCATACCCAGATGTTGAATCCGTTTCTTCTTCAAACAATCGACTTATCACCGATGAGCTAGATTACGACATTCCCGTTATAAAGAATGACTATGATCGTATGTTTCTTTCATTAACAAATGAGCAAC CAATTAGATCTGAAGGTAATATTGTCTTAAATGTTGCTTCAAGCGGTATTGCTTCCTTATTGTTACCCGGTGGTAGAACAACACACTCTCGATTTATACTTCCATTTGAACTTACAGAGGAttctttttgtaaaataaatCCAGACGGTGAGTTGGCTAGCTTAATAAGAAAAACCCCTTTAATAATTTGGGATGAAGCACCTATGGTCCATAAGCATGCATTTGAAGCTTTAGATCGAACTTTGAAGGATTTGTTAAGGTGCGGAAATTCAACCATCTCAAATATTCCATTTGGAGGGAAAGTTATTGTCTTTGGAAGAAATTTTAGACAGATTCTACCTGTTGTTCCGGGTGGCAGTAGACAGAACATTGTAAATGCTTCTTTGAGTTCTTTATATTTATGGCAACATTGCAAAGTCCATAGATTAACAATAAACATGAGGCTAACTGTTGGAAGGGATCAATTAGATATAGGAAAAATAAGAGATTTTGCAAATTGGTTGTTGGATATAGGAGAAGGAAAACTTGGTGGTCCGAACGACAGTGAAACGATTATCGATATTCCGGGTGGTATTCTCATTAATGATTCACATGATCCTATAGGTTACTTAATTGAGTTTGTATATCCTTCAATTTTAGAGAACTATAGCGATATAAATTATTTCCAAGAAAGAGCGATACTTGCTCCAAAAAATGAAGTTGTCCAGGAAATAAACGACCGTCTGCTTAAGAAGTTTCCCGGAGATGAAGTTGAATATTTAAGTTCAGACATCATATGTGAATCCGAATTTGTCCATGATCAATTTGATGCAGATTTATACTCTCCTGATGTATTAAATGGTCTTAAAGTATCCGGTTTACCAAATCAtaagttagttttaaaaattggtGTTCCAGTAATGTGA